CGCCAGCATCAACAGGACGGTCGGTGCACCATTGAAGTTGGTGACCTTGTGTCGATCGATCATGCTGAAGATCTCGTCGGGAACCACACCGCGCAGAGACACATGGAGCCCGCCCGCACCCGTCACCGCCCAGGGCATGCACCAGCCATTGCAGTGAAACATGGGCAGCGTCCACAGAAAGACTGTTTCCTTCGAGAAACCGAGCGACCCGATCTCACCCAGAGCGTTCAGGTACGCACCGCGATGCGTGTACATGACTCCCTTGGGCATACCCGTCGTTCCCGAGGTGTAGTTGATCGAGAGCAGCGTATCCTCGGCATCGATCGGATTCTCGATCGGCAGCACCTCTGCACCGGCAACGAATTCCCGGTAGTCCTCTTGACCCTCCCGGACGGGCACGGCGTGGTCGGGGATCTCGATGACGCGCTCCAGCGTCGACGGGAGATCCTGTCCGTCGAGTACGGGCGCGAGTTCGGGATCGACCAGGAGAATGCGCGCACCGGAGTGCTGCAGGATGTAGCTGATTTCGGGACCGGCCAGACGGGTATTGATCGAAACCAGCGGAGCCGCGATCAGGGGTGCCGCGAAATGCGCCGCCAGGTGCCAGGGCGTGTTCGGCGACAGGATCGCAACGCGGTCCCCCGGACCGATTCCCGCGCGCCTCAAAGCCCCGGCCATTCGTCCGACCTCTTCGGCGAGTCGCGCGTAGGTCCATTCCTCGTCACCGTTGACCACGGCGGGGCGGTTGGGAAATACGCGTAGCGTGCGTTGCAAGAACACGATAGGGGTCAGGGGATCGGTCCAGACATCGCTGTGGACGTCGATGCCGGTGGGAGGGGTTCGAGTCATCATCGACTACGAAATCTCGTCGAGCTTGTAGCGATTCGCCAGTTCGTATTTTTCCGGTAGTCCCACCAAGTCGGTAAACTCCTCGAAACTCATCTTCACTTCCGGGTCTTCCGGGCTCTGACCGTTCGCGATCAACTTCGCGAATGCGCGCTCGAGCGCGCGTGCAGCGCCCAACAATCCGGTGAGTGGGTAGACCACGTGCCCAAAACCGAGCGCGCGCAGCTCATCCAGCGGCAAGATGGGCGTCGCGCCACCTTCCACCATGTTTGCCATTAGCGGACCCGGAACCTCGCGACCGATGCGAGCGAGTTCGTCGCGATCCTGGGGCGCCTCCACGAAGATCACATCCGCCCCGGCTTCGCGATATGCGCGACCTCGGGCGATCGCGTCGTCGAGCCCATTTGGCGCGCGTGCATCCGTGCGGCCGATGATGAGCAGCTCGGCATCGCCACGGGCATCGACTGCGGCGCGGATCTTCTGCACGTGCTCCCCGAGCGGGATGACCTGCTTGCCGTGCATATGCCCGCAGCGCTTGGGCCAGACCTGATCTTCGAGCAACACTCCGCCGGCGCCCATCCCGACCAGCGCGCGCAGCATTCGCTGCACGTTCAAGGGTCCACCGTGGCCGGTATCCCCGTCCACGACCACGGGCATATCCACCGCCTGGATCACGCGTCGAGCGGTCTCGAGCATCTCGGTCTGGGTCAGAAGGCCGAAATCCGGTTCGCCCAGTGAAGTCCCGGCGACGGCATACCCCGAAAGGAACAGGAGTTCGAAACCGGCTCTCTGTGCGAGACGCGCGGAGAGCGCATCGTATACGCCAACCGAGAGCTTGATTGAAGGGGATGTTTGAGTCATTCGCCTACCGGGCTGCACAATACCCCAAGCGTGGTGACATCGGGCAGCGCGTCGAGCCCCTCGATGCTGGCGATCAAGAGTTCGGTGCGCTCCCCGCCCAGTGTAAGCGAGGTACAGAAACGCACCTTTCGCAGGCGTTCCTCTTCATCCAGTGGTCGCTGCGGGCTTCCCCGCGCGTGCTCCACGCTCTCCTGGTCCCTGCGTCCCGACTCGAAGAGGATCTCGACGCTGTCTTCGCCATCGAGGGAATCATTGACCGTAACGCGCGCCAGAAGATCCTGTACGTCGTCGCCCTGGCTGCGCTCGTCCGAGAAACTGCGAAGCTCGGGCCAACCGTCGAGCCAGGCCAGAGCGGTGCAGTAGGGCAAGCTGAACTTTGCTTCGAGGCCGCTGGTGGGCCGTGGGTGGATCAGGATCTTCTGCGCGAAAGGATCGATCCGGCACTCGATCGACGCGACGATCTCGTCGGGGTTGCGTTCGCGCAGCGCCAGCACAGCGTCGATCGTGCGATGAGTGAACCTGCACGCCGGATAGGGCTTGAGTTCCAGACCGGGATCGAGCAACGCATACGGGCGACCGAGCGTCGGCAACTCGAGCGTCCGATCACCGCCGTACAGATCAGCCATTCCCATGTCGGCCTCGAAACCGTCATCAACCGCGGTCAGTCCGCGCCGTGCAAACTCTGCCGCCTCCAGGCCGGCGCGTGCAGCGAGGCCGGCGTGCAGCGGTTTGGTGTCGGTTCCGAAGGCCATTCGACTGCCCGATGCGCGCGAGCAGGCGATACCGTAGGCGGCGCGCAGTTGCTCGGGATCCAGGCCCAGCAGCCGCCCGACCGCGGTTGTCGCACCAATCACTCCGAGAGTCGCGGTCGGGTGCCAGCCTTTCTCGTAGTGTGAACGCGTGAGCGCCTGCCCGAGCCTGCACTGCACTTCGAAACCCGCGACGTATGCCGCCAGTAGATCAGCGCCGCTGGCCTTGCGACTCTCGGCCACCGCGATGGCAGCCGGAACGAGCGGCACACTCGGGTGTCCCTGCATCGCCCAACTGACGTCGTCGAAGTCGAGTGCGTGTGCGGCCGCGCCATTGACCAGTGCCGCACTACCGGGCGAAACGCGTTCGCCACTCCCCCAGAGCGTGCCCATGCCGGTGGAGCCCTGATCGAGCACCATTCCACGGACTACTCGGGTCACGCGTTCTTCGCGACCGGCGATTGCACAGGCCAGCACGTCTAGAATCGCCTGGCAGGCCAATACGCGCGTCGGCTCGTCGATGGAATCGAGCTTCAGGGAGAGCGCAAAATCCGCAAGCCTGGCCGTGACGCTCACATCAGCTCCGGCCCAGGACGATCGGGACGATTTCTGCTGCGCTCTCGATCAGGAATTCCGCTCCAGCCTGGCGCAATTCCTCACGCCCGCGCAGTCCCCAGGCACAACCGATCGTGCGCGCACCCGCCGCGCGACCCGTCGCCACATCGACACCGCTATCGCCGACCATCCAGACCTCTTCGATCTCAGAACCGACGGTCTCGATCACATTCTCGAGCACGCGGGGGTCGGGCTTGCGTGCGTCGATCGCATCGCCGCCGAGCACGGCTTCGAAATGCCCCTTGAGATGCAGACCATCGATGATGCGATCGAGGAAGCGGCCGGGTTTGTTACTGAGCACCGCAAGCCGTTCGCTCGAGAGATCTTCGAGGCAGCGCGAGATGCCCGGATAGAGTTCGGTGGTCTCGAGACAGCACTGGTCGTAGTGCAAACGAAAACGCTCGAACCAGACGGCGAGTCGCTCCGGGGTCGACTCCGAATCGGGCAGCGCGCGTTCCAGGAGCTTGAGTGCGCCGTCGCCGATCCAGGCCCGCACGTCCGGTCCCTGGACGGCCGGTTGACCGCCGTCCTCCAGCGTTCGGTTGAGCGCAGTCCCGAGGTCGCGCCACGTGTCCGCAAGCGTTCCATCGAAGTCGAACACCACCAGGCGTCGAGCGCGAGAGCCGTTCATCGACCGGAGCTTAGAGCATGATCGCGGGGTTTGCGAAGCCGCGCGGCAGTGGTACGCTCCAGGCCTCGCTCTGGCAGACAAACCATTGTCGTCAAAGGAGATTCCCGGGCAGACCTGGCACCAGGAGCCAATTTCCGGAGTCGTTGCGAGGAGAAGACCCATGGCAGCGCCCACCCACCCGGCGCGATCGCAAAACGGCGGTACCTCCGCCCAGCGCACGACGAGCCAGCCGTGATCTTCCCGCTGCGCTTGAAGCTGGCGATCCTGGCCAGTGTGTTACTGATTGCCGGTGTCGGCACCGTCTCGGTTCTGGTTTTCGAGCAATCGTCGGAGGCCATCGAGAACGAAGCGCGAAAACGCGGCGAATTCCTGACGCGCCAGTTCGCCGACAACGCCCGAGACCCGCTCCTGCTCGAAGACGATCTGGTGCTCGCGAAACTCGTCCAGACCGTCGCAGAGGAATCCGAAATCCTGGTGGCTCGCGTTCTCGACGCGAATGGCGCCGTGATCGTCTCGTCTCGCGTGACCGAACCCGAACGCCGCGAGCGCATGACCACCGTCGAACTCGTTGGGTCCGGTCTATCGACGCGTGGGATCGGCGGGAGGCTGATGGTGGCCTCGCAGATGAGCTTTCGCGATGTCGACCTGGGTGAAGTCCAGATCATCATGGATCTGGATGCCGTGATCTCGCCAGTGGTTGGCCGCGCGCGGCGCGACATCCTGCTCGCATCGGGAGCACTCCTGATCGTGGGTCTCGCGCTTGCGTTCGCGATCAGCGGTCGAATTACACGCCCGCTGCAAAGGCTGCGCATGGCAGTCAATGCGCTCGCTGTAGGCGACCTGTCGGCGCGCGTCGCAATTACGAGCCGCGATGAGATCGGCGTGCTGGCCCGTGCGTTCAACTCAATGAGTGAGAGCCTGAGCCAGAAGGCGCGCATCGAGACGGCATTCCGGCGCTATGTAAGCGATCACGTGCTCCGCCAGGTAACCGAATCCTCTGAGGAGATCGCGCTCGAGGGTGAGCAGCGCGAGGTCACGGTCATCTTCATCGATATCCGCAAGTTCACGCGCTTGACTCGATCGATCGGCCCACAGAGGATCGTTTCGTTCTTGAACGAAGCTTTCGACCTGATCACCGGGCGCCTGCTCGAACACGGCGCCACCGTCGACAAGTACATCGGCGACGCGATCCTCGCGTACATCGGCGCCCCGATCGAAACCTTCGATCACCCGGAAAGAGCGGTGGCCGCCGCGATCGCAGTGCAGCGATCCGTAGATGAACGCAACTCGAAATACGAGGCATCGGGGCAGTCCTACGTGCGCCTGGAAGTCGGCATCGGGATTCACACCGGTATAGTCGTCGTTGGAAACATCGGATCCGAGCTCAAGATGGACTACACCGTCATCGGCGACCCGGTAAACGTGGCCAATCGCCTGCAAGGCCGGGCGGCCGCTGGCGAGATCATCATGACCGGCGAGGTCTATCGCCGACTCGGGGGTCGAATCGCTGCCGAGAGCCTCGGTGCACTCAACCTGGAAGGCATGGACGTTCCCACAGTTGCCTACAAGGTGGACTACTGAGCAGACCGGACTCCGCGAGGTTTTCCCACAGGCTGCTAGACTTCAGGCGTGAATACGATCCGCTCCCTCCTTCCGCTTTCGCTACTCCCGGCGTTGCTCATCGGCTGCGCTAGCGATCTCGAACGCGGAGAAGCGCTCTATCGCCAGGGCGACCTGCCGGGCGCTCTTTCAGTATGGGAGCACATCGCCGCACCCGACGAGGACTACGAGGAGAGTCGCAGTCGCGCCGACGTGGTGAGCGCAGAACTCACGCAGATGCTCAAGCGCTACGAGAAGCGCGCCCTCTTCTTCGAGTCCGAAGGTCGACTCGGTGAAGCTGTGCTGTATTTCCGTCTGGCACTCAAGATGGACCCGAATCGACGGCCGACGCTGGAACACGTACAAGAGCTGGCGCGAAGGCTCAGGAAACAGGAAGACGCGGAGCGAGCGGGCCTGGCTCAGGCTCTCGAGGAACAAGGCGCGCTACATCGCGCAAATCGACACGCGGCGAACCTCGGACGGCTCAACCCGTTCGATCCGGCAATCCAGATCGAGATCCACCAGGTGCGCCTCGCCGCCGGCGGCGAAGTCGTACAGCACCTGGAAGCGGGTCGGCGGGCCTACACTGCCGGCGATCGGGTCGGCGCGCGCAGCTCTTTTGATCGAGTGCTCTCGCTGGACCCCGAAAACCAGACGGCGCTGGGCTACCTTTCGTATATCCAGCGATTCGAAGAGACGGAAGCGCGTCGCCGCATCGTCGCAGCGCAAAAAGCCGTCCCTCAGGAACCCTTGCCACCGCCTGTGGTCGTCTCCCAGGAGGAGATCCTCGCTGAAGGCCACTACCGATCGGCACAGGAGGCCCACTCGGCGGGCGCTCCGTTTCGGGCACTGGCCGAATACCGGGAGGCAATTCGGGTGAGTCCGCAACACGCCGAGGCCCAGGTGGGCATCCGCAAGCTGCGAAAACAGATGACGCCGATGGTTGAAGAGGTATACGCGTCGGGCAATCGCTACTTCCAGGACGAAGACCTGCACAACGCATTGCGCGCCTGGCGCCGGGTGCTCTTGATAGATCCCGGGCACCAGCGCTCGATCGAGAACGCCGAGCGCGCCGAGCGCATCCTTTCGCGACTCGAGGAGATCCAGACCGGTGGTTCCTAGAACAACGCGTCTGCTCGGTCTGACGCTGGGAGTCCTGATGGCTACGGGATGCGCGAGCGTGCGCGCCCGACTGCCGGGGAGTTGGCTCTCGGGTTCGTCGCAAGCGAACTCCCTCTCGGCGCCGCAACGCGCTACCGATCTGATTCCCCCGGAGGCGATCCGCGTCACCTCGACCGAAGACCGCAGCATTTCGTTGGCCTGGAATCCCGTGCTCATCGGCGACATTGCGGGCTACGTCATCGCGCGCTCGGAGCAAGCTCAGGGACCGTTCGCGATCGTGGGCCGCACGAAGTCGCGTTTTGGCACCGTCTACTCCGACGACGGCGATGGTCCCGGTTCGCTCGGAGACGGCCGGACGTATTTCTATCGCATTCACCCGGTCGACTCTCAGGGACAGATGAGTCGCAGTCACGCCTTCACTTCGGCGACGACGCAATCACCCCCCGATACTCCAACCGGGCTGAACGTGTACTCGAACCTGCCGCGCCGTGCAGTCCTGACCTGGGAGCCGATTCAACACTGGACGGTGTCTGGCTACGGCGCCTACCGAGCGCCCACCGTCGCAGGTCCGTGGGAGAAAGTGGCCACCGTCTTCGGCCGGGTGCGAGCGGTGTACGAAGATCACGTACCCGGAGATCTGCGAGTCATGTACTACCGCATCACCGCAATCAACCGGTTTGGCGGGGAGAGCGAGATGAGCGAACCCGTGCGGGCCGTGACCAAAGCTGAGCCGCTCCCACCCATCGACCTCTCGGTTTCGGAGCGGAAGCTGGGCAGTGTGGGACTGCGCTGGGCCGCAAATATCGAAAGGGACCTGGAGTCCTACGAGATCTGGCGATTGAAAACCGAGGGCGAAGCCTGGAGCGAGCCCGAGCATCTGGCCAGTGTGCCCGCCACCGCAACCGCGTTTACGGACACCACCGTGGGTTGCGGAGAGCCCGTGCAGTACCGGCTGAGAGCGATCGACGCGGATGGGTTGATCAGCGACTACTCCGGCGGTCTGGAACTGCGAGGTCAGGACCTGGGCCTGAGACTCGAACCGCTTCCCGACGGCCTGTGGCGCCTGCGCTGGGATC
This portion of the bacterium genome encodes:
- a CDS encoding HAMP domain-containing protein, giving the protein MIFPLRLKLAILASVLLIAGVGTVSVLVFEQSSEAIENEARKRGEFLTRQFADNARDPLLLEDDLVLAKLVQTVAEESEILVARVLDANGAVIVSSRVTEPERRERMTTVELVGSGLSTRGIGGRLMVASQMSFRDVDLGEVQIIMDLDAVISPVVGRARRDILLASGALLIVGLALAFAISGRITRPLQRLRMAVNALAVGDLSARVAITSRDEIGVLARAFNSMSESLSQKARIETAFRRYVSDHVLRQVTESSEEIALEGEQREVTVIFIDIRKFTRLTRSIGPQRIVSFLNEAFDLITGRLLEHGATVDKYIGDAILAYIGAPIETFDHPERAVAAAIAVQRSVDERNSKYEASGQSYVRLEVGIGIHTGIVVVGNIGSELKMDYTVIGDPVNVANRLQGRAAAGEIIMTGEVYRRLGGRIAAESLGALNLEGMDVPTVAYKVDY
- a CDS encoding HAD family hydrolase; translated protein: MNGSRARRLVVFDFDGTLADTWRDLGTALNRTLEDGGQPAVQGPDVRAWIGDGALKLLERALPDSESTPERLAVWFERFRLHYDQCCLETTELYPGISRCLEDLSSERLAVLSNKPGRFLDRIIDGLHLKGHFEAVLGGDAIDARKPDPRVLENVIETVGSEIEEVWMVGDSGVDVATGRAAGARTIGCAWGLRGREELRQAGAEFLIESAAEIVPIVLGRS
- a CDS encoding MmgE/PrpD family protein, whose translation is MSVTARLADFALSLKLDSIDEPTRVLACQAILDVLACAIAGREERVTRVVRGMVLDQGSTGMGTLWGSGERVSPGSAALVNGAAAHALDFDDVSWAMQGHPSVPLVPAAIAVAESRKASGADLLAAYVAGFEVQCRLGQALTRSHYEKGWHPTATLGVIGATTAVGRLLGLDPEQLRAAYGIACSRASGSRMAFGTDTKPLHAGLAARAGLEAAEFARRGLTAVDDGFEADMGMADLYGGDRTLELPTLGRPYALLDPGLELKPYPACRFTHRTIDAVLALRERNPDEIVASIECRIDPFAQKILIHPRPTSGLEAKFSLPYCTALAWLDGWPELRSFSDERSQGDDVQDLLARVTVNDSLDGEDSVEILFESGRRDQESVEHARGSPQRPLDEEERLRKVRFCTSLTLGGERTELLIASIEGLDALPDVTTLGVLCSPVGE
- a CDS encoding isocitrate lyase/PEP mutase family protein; its protein translation is MTQTSPSIKLSVGVYDALSARLAQRAGFELLFLSGYAVAGTSLGEPDFGLLTQTEMLETARRVIQAVDMPVVVDGDTGHGGPLNVQRMLRALVGMGAGGVLLEDQVWPKRCGHMHGKQVIPLGEHVQKIRAAVDARGDAELLIIGRTDARAPNGLDDAIARGRAYREAGADVIFVEAPQDRDELARIGREVPGPLMANMVEGGATPILPLDELRALGFGHVVYPLTGLLGAARALERAFAKLIANGQSPEDPEVKMSFEEFTDLVGLPEKYELANRYKLDEIS
- a CDS encoding AMP-binding protein, whose product is MMTRTPPTGIDVHSDVWTDPLTPIVFLQRTLRVFPNRPAVVNGDEEWTYARLAEEVGRMAGALRRAGIGPGDRVAILSPNTPWHLAAHFAAPLIAAPLVSINTRLAGPEISYILQHSGARILLVDPELAPVLDGQDLPSTLERVIEIPDHAVPVREGQEDYREFVAGAEVLPIENPIDAEDTLLSINYTSGTTGMPKGVMYTHRGAYLNALGEIGSLGFSKETVFLWTLPMFHCNGWCMPWAVTGAGGLHVSLRGVVPDEIFSMIDRHKVTNFNGAPTVLLMLA